Proteins from a single region of Lysinibacillus sp. JNUCC-52:
- a CDS encoding (Fe-S)-binding protein, giving the protein MSPLVIANIVLTIVVVLYAVGLFIYLLKTRYKFVQLGKKVEFDESVQERIRYLMVNVFGQNKLLKDPKSGLIHVMFFYGFLMVQLGAIDLIWKGLAPGSHLPLGMFYSVFTFFQELVVLMILVAVVWAFYRRYVEKLVRLKRGWKNGLVLIFIGGLMLSTLLANGMGLIWHDEGLTYTEPIASSIAAIFGFLPATAAATIFYISWWAHLLILLTFLIYVPQSKHFHLIVSPLNVYMNRLDRTGTLTPIDFEALEEAGENAENEEDIPSIGVGRIQDFTQKQMLDLYSCVECGRCTNMCPATGTGKMLSPMDLIVKLRDHLTFTGAVVTKQKPWVPYQFFANTKGNQLAMAAGAEGAVIEDIYSPSLIGDVITEEEIWACTTCRNCEDQCPVMNEHVDKIIDLRRYLTMTEGKVNSDAQRAMTNIERQGNPWGLNRKEKENWRDLDPTINIPTVKELKKSGEEMEYLFWVGSMGAFDNRSQKIALAFCRLLNEAGVKFAILGNKEKNSGDTPRRLGNEFLFQELATANIDEFEKNDVKKIVTIDPHAYNIFKNEYQDFGWKGEVYHHTELLNELIEENRLVLNHEVDETIVFHDSCYLGRYNDVYDAPREILRGIPGVKLVEMERNRETAMCCGAGGGLMWMEEHVGNRINVARTEQALATNASVISSGCPYCLTMLEDGTKAKEVEDTISTFDVAELLERSVFGEKVKAVTESDEEVTAEVLEEVVASVETQEPNKNEELNAEK; this is encoded by the coding sequence ATGAGTCCATTAGTTATTGCAAACATTGTTCTAACAATCGTGGTTGTGCTTTATGCAGTAGGGTTATTTATCTATCTGTTAAAAACACGCTATAAATTCGTACAACTGGGGAAAAAGGTTGAGTTTGATGAAAGTGTCCAAGAACGTATTCGTTATTTAATGGTGAATGTGTTTGGTCAAAATAAGCTATTAAAGGATCCTAAAAGTGGTTTAATTCACGTTATGTTCTTTTACGGCTTCTTGATGGTTCAGTTAGGAGCTATCGATTTAATTTGGAAGGGGTTAGCTCCAGGGTCGCATTTACCACTTGGCATGTTCTATAGCGTATTCACTTTCTTCCAAGAGCTAGTAGTATTAATGATATTAGTTGCGGTAGTATGGGCGTTTTATCGCCGCTATGTAGAAAAACTAGTACGTTTAAAACGAGGCTGGAAAAATGGTCTTGTCTTAATTTTTATTGGAGGCTTAATGCTTTCAACATTACTTGCAAACGGTATGGGCCTTATTTGGCATGATGAAGGTTTAACTTATACTGAGCCCATTGCTTCTAGCATTGCAGCAATTTTTGGCTTTTTACCAGCAACGGCAGCAGCGACGATTTTCTATATTTCTTGGTGGGCCCATTTATTAATTTTACTTACATTTTTAATTTATGTACCTCAATCAAAGCATTTCCACTTGATTGTCAGCCCACTTAATGTGTACATGAATCGTTTAGATCGCACAGGTACATTGACACCAATAGACTTCGAGGCGCTTGAAGAAGCGGGTGAAAATGCTGAAAATGAAGAAGATATCCCATCTATTGGTGTAGGACGTATTCAAGATTTTACACAAAAGCAAATGCTTGATTTATATTCTTGTGTAGAATGTGGGCGTTGTACAAATATGTGTCCTGCAACAGGAACAGGGAAAATGCTATCACCAATGGATTTAATCGTTAAGCTTCGTGATCATTTAACGTTCACAGGTGCGGTGGTAACAAAGCAAAAACCGTGGGTGCCATATCAATTTTTTGCGAATACAAAAGGCAATCAGCTTGCAATGGCAGCAGGTGCTGAAGGGGCAGTAATTGAGGATATTTATAGTCCTTCTTTAATCGGTGACGTTATTACAGAGGAAGAGATTTGGGCATGTACAACTTGCCGTAACTGTGAGGACCAATGTCCAGTTATGAATGAGCATGTCGATAAAATCATTGACCTACGTCGTTACTTAACAATGACGGAAGGGAAAGTAAATTCTGATGCCCAACGTGCAATGACAAACATAGAACGTCAAGGGAATCCTTGGGGTCTAAACCGAAAAGAAAAAGAAAACTGGCGCGACCTAGACCCAACTATTAATATTCCAACTGTGAAAGAATTGAAAAAATCGGGCGAAGAAATGGAGTACCTATTCTGGGTAGGCTCTATGGGTGCATTTGATAATCGTTCACAAAAAATTGCCCTAGCGTTCTGTCGTCTATTAAACGAAGCGGGCGTGAAATTTGCTATTTTAGGAAATAAAGAGAAAAACTCTGGAGATACACCACGTCGTTTAGGAAATGAGTTTTTATTCCAAGAACTAGCGACAGCAAATATCGATGAATTTGAGAAAAATGATGTGAAGAAAATTGTAACGATTGATCCACATGCATACAATATCTTTAAAAATGAATATCAAGATTTTGGTTGGAAAGGCGAGGTTTATCATCATACTGAATTACTGAATGAATTGATAGAGGAAAATCGTTTAGTACTAAATCATGAAGTGGATGAAACAATTGTATTCCACGATTCTTGTTATTTAGGTCGTTATAATGATGTGTATGATGCACCACGTGAAATTTTACGAGGCATTCCAGGCGTCAAACTTGTAGAAATGGAACGTAATCGTGAAACGGCAATGTGCTGTGGCGCAGGCGGTGGCTTAATGTGGATGGAAGAGCATGTCGGCAATCGCATTAACGTTGCACGAACAGAGCAAGCTTTAGCAACGAACGCTTCTGTAATATCTTCAGGATGTCCGTACTGCTTAACGATGTTAGAAGATGGCACGAAAGCGAAAGAGGTTGAAGATACAATTAGTACGTTCGACGTTGCGGAATTATTAGAGCGCTCTGTGTTTGGTGAAAAAGTAAAAGCTGTTACAGAGAGTGACGAAGAAGTAACAGCAGAGGTGCTAGAAGAAGTAGTAGCTTCAGTGGAAACTCAGGAACCAAACAAGAATGAGGAGTTAAACGCAGAGAAATAA
- a CDS encoding cob(I)yrinic acid a,c-diamide adenosyltransferase, which translates to MKLYTKTGDTGKTSLIGGRVDKDSLRVETYGAIDELNSFIGKAVSELDRELFKDILVDLETIQHELFDAGGDLANVMKERHYKLAEAPIEVLEARIDALSDEAPPLERFILPGGAPAAATLHIARTVARRAERQMVTLMKEVQDVPTIVQKYLNRLSDYLFAAARVVNARLNLPDIEYIRSGKVFKK; encoded by the coding sequence ATGAAACTTTACACGAAAACAGGCGATACGGGGAAAACAAGCTTAATTGGAGGGCGTGTAGACAAGGATAGTTTACGTGTTGAAACATACGGGGCAATTGATGAATTAAATTCTTTTATCGGCAAGGCAGTGAGCGAATTAGATCGCGAATTATTTAAAGACATTTTAGTTGATTTAGAAACAATTCAACATGAGCTTTTTGATGCAGGTGGTGACTTGGCCAATGTTATGAAGGAGCGTCATTATAAGCTTGCTGAAGCGCCGATTGAAGTATTGGAGGCACGTATTGATGCATTATCTGATGAAGCGCCACCATTAGAGCGATTCATATTACCAGGAGGAGCTCCTGCGGCTGCAACATTACACATTGCGCGAACTGTTGCCCGCCGAGCAGAGCGTCAAATGGTAACGCTTATGAAAGAAGTGCAAGATGTACCGACTATTGTGCAAAAATATTTAAACCGTTTGTCAGATTATTTATTTGCTGCTGCACGTGTTGTGAATGCTCGTTTAAATTTACCTGATATTGAATATATTCGTAGTGGGAAAGTGTTTAAAAAATAA
- a CDS encoding adenosylcobinamide amidohydrolase, producing the protein MIIVEHLSGGYEDIPIVKDVSFTVEKGKVLGILGPNGSGKSTLLKVISGILPATAGTVSLDGKNIKTYSPRALAKKMAVLPQLHANAFSNTVREAVSLGRYPHQTGFFSQWSERDEQAVQYAMEQTGVTRYEHTSMEFLSGGEQQRVFVAQALAQTAEVLLLDEPTNHLDIAHQRQILDMVRKEAIECGLTVIMVLHDMNLASLYCDELLLMESGCVHALGEPHKVLIASQIEDVYKARVTTYAHPEIPKPQITIMPSSSEYQQRAVIVKDDFKVTTNYIQLKSNVPLKTVSSAVHNPGIGWYDCLLNRSVPGDYVVSDVKQEVTDFLQREHFSATSTVVMLTAVPTQLYALNEYSTSFGSVFVVVTAGVGNAVDVSRTHERQDAPYIGTINTWVIINGCLSEEAFFQALMTANEAKTKALQMENIRDHRSDTIATGTATDSLLIAATQKGEEMRYGGPITDVGKIIGKGVYETTIQAIQNYKNKA; encoded by the coding sequence ATGATTATCGTTGAACATCTATCAGGTGGCTATGAGGACATCCCAATCGTCAAGGATGTAAGTTTTACGGTAGAAAAGGGGAAAGTCCTTGGTATATTAGGACCGAATGGTAGTGGGAAATCAACATTATTGAAAGTAATTAGTGGCATATTACCAGCGACAGCAGGAACGGTTTCATTGGACGGTAAAAATATTAAAACGTACAGTCCGCGCGCGCTGGCAAAAAAGATGGCTGTCCTCCCACAATTACATGCCAATGCATTTTCCAATACAGTGCGTGAGGCAGTATCACTTGGTCGTTACCCACATCAAACTGGATTTTTTTCTCAGTGGTCAGAAAGAGATGAGCAAGCGGTTCAATATGCCATGGAGCAAACGGGCGTCACACGTTACGAACATACATCAATGGAGTTTCTATCAGGCGGTGAGCAACAACGAGTTTTTGTAGCTCAAGCTTTAGCACAGACAGCGGAAGTATTATTGTTAGATGAGCCGACAAATCATTTAGACATTGCTCATCAACGCCAAATTTTAGATATGGTGCGCAAGGAAGCCATTGAATGTGGTTTAACCGTAATTATGGTGTTGCATGATATGAACTTAGCCTCCCTCTATTGCGATGAATTATTATTAATGGAAAGTGGCTGTGTACATGCTTTAGGTGAACCACATAAAGTATTAATAGCCTCTCAAATTGAGGACGTCTACAAGGCAAGAGTGACAACATATGCCCATCCAGAAATACCTAAACCGCAAATTACCATCATGCCATCATCAAGTGAATATCAGCAACGAGCAGTCATTGTGAAAGATGATTTTAAAGTAACAACCAATTATATCCAGCTAAAATCAAATGTTCCGTTAAAAACAGTTTCTTCAGCTGTTCATAATCCTGGAATAGGGTGGTATGACTGCTTATTAAATCGCTCTGTACCAGGAGATTATGTCGTGAGTGATGTGAAACAAGAGGTCACAGATTTTTTACAAAGAGAACACTTTTCGGCAACTAGCACAGTAGTAATGCTAACTGCTGTTCCTACACAACTCTATGCACTTAATGAATATAGCACTTCTTTCGGTAGTGTGTTTGTCGTTGTCACGGCGGGTGTTGGAAATGCTGTTGATGTCTCTCGCACACACGAAAGACAGGATGCGCCATATATTGGTACTATTAATACGTGGGTCATCATCAATGGTTGTTTATCAGAAGAGGCGTTTTTCCAAGCACTGATGACTGCAAATGAAGCAAAAACAAAGGCATTGCAAATGGAAAACATTCGCGATCACCGTAGCGATACAATTGCAACAGGTACTGCGACAGATAGTTTACTTATTGCGGCAACGCAAAAGGGTGAGGAAATGCGCTATGGTGGGCCGATTACAGATGTCGGTAAAATCATTGGTAAAGGTGTTTATGAGACGACGATTCAAGCAATACAAAATTATAAAAATAAAGCATAG
- a CDS encoding FecCD family ABC transporter permease yields MRKTAFAYVTAITLLIVSIWCGVSIGSVHIPLEVLWNKAADETAANILWKIRLPRVLLAGLVGASLAIAGAAFQGLLKNPLADPYTLGVSSGASVGAVMTLFFGISLPVVGLYVLPTLSMIGAILTMVAVMSFARIVDRSLKMETLILTGVIFSSFLGSLISLMIALSGEELRQVIGWLLGSVSMRGWPYVQMITPFVVIGSVILWTQRRELNVLLYGEERAKHLGVNVKRSKYLILVGGSMLTGAAVAVSGTIGFVGLVVPHMTRMIWGSDHRHLLPLSFLNGATLLIICDLVARTIIIPRELPIGVITAFIGAPVFSYIFYKQRRSKGVRV; encoded by the coding sequence GTGAGAAAAACAGCTTTTGCCTATGTAACAGCCATTACGTTACTTATCGTTAGCATCTGGTGTGGCGTATCAATAGGCTCGGTTCATATTCCATTAGAAGTACTTTGGAATAAAGCGGCAGATGAAACTGCTGCCAATATTTTATGGAAAATCCGTTTGCCACGAGTATTACTTGCAGGCCTTGTAGGAGCATCATTGGCAATTGCAGGAGCCGCCTTTCAAGGATTGTTAAAAAATCCGTTAGCAGACCCATATACGCTTGGGGTATCTTCAGGTGCTTCAGTTGGCGCTGTTATGACATTGTTTTTTGGCATCTCTCTACCCGTCGTCGGTTTGTATGTATTGCCAACGCTCAGTATGATCGGGGCAATCCTTACGATGGTAGCTGTGATGAGCTTTGCCAGAATAGTAGACCGTTCTCTAAAAATGGAGACACTAATTTTAACGGGAGTTATATTTAGTTCGTTTTTAGGCTCGCTTATTTCATTAATGATAGCGTTATCAGGTGAAGAGCTCCGCCAAGTGATAGGTTGGTTACTCGGCTCGGTGTCAATGCGTGGATGGCCATATGTACAAATGATTACCCCATTTGTTGTCATTGGCTCTGTTATTTTGTGGACGCAAAGACGTGAGTTAAATGTTTTGCTTTACGGAGAGGAACGAGCGAAGCATTTAGGGGTCAATGTAAAGCGTAGCAAATATTTAATTTTAGTAGGAGGCTCAATGCTTACTGGGGCGGCAGTTGCTGTTTCTGGAACAATTGGTTTTGTCGGTTTAGTTGTGCCGCATATGACCCGCATGATTTGGGGTTCAGATCACCGTCATTTACTGCCGCTATCGTTTTTAAATGGTGCAACATTACTTATCATTTGCGATTTAGTGGCGCGTACAATCATTATTCCACGTGAGCTACCGATAGGTGTTATTACTGCATTTATTGGTGCACCTGTCTTTTCTTATATTTTTTATAAGCAGCGTAGAAGCAAGGGGGTACGTGTATGA
- a CDS encoding ABC transporter substrate-binding protein, translated as MKKYWKLGLSAFLAMGILVACGQEPKDDSTASEQQEQQGTNQLEEATFPLTMTDATGKEIVLEAPPERIISLIPSNTEILFGLGLNDKIVGVNDYDDYPPEVADKEKVGSMEFNIEQIIALKPDIVFAHESGIASLGGAKDQLEAAGVKVFVVTNARDFNETYTTIEQLGRATGKLPEAEKIIANMKVKVEEIEAKLQDVQPKKVFVETSDEPEIYTPGKDTFMQEMLEMIHAENIAADTDGWFKIDAEQIITKNPDVIVVTYNYVPDILTKIPQRAGFDTITAVKNKAIVQVDENITSRQGPRLADGLEELAKAIYPEAFE; from the coding sequence ATGAAAAAATATTGGAAGTTAGGTTTATCCGCATTTTTAGCAATGGGCATTTTAGTTGCTTGTGGACAAGAACCGAAAGACGACAGTACTGCGTCAGAGCAACAGGAGCAGCAAGGAACAAATCAGCTTGAGGAAGCAACATTCCCGCTAACAATGACAGATGCTACTGGCAAAGAAATTGTACTGGAGGCACCGCCTGAGCGAATCATTTCGCTTATTCCAAGTAACACAGAAATTTTATTTGGACTTGGCTTAAACGATAAAATCGTTGGCGTAAATGATTATGATGATTATCCACCAGAGGTAGCTGACAAGGAAAAGGTCGGCAGTATGGAATTTAATATTGAACAAATTATAGCTTTAAAGCCAGATATCGTTTTTGCGCATGAATCAGGTATAGCTTCTTTAGGTGGAGCTAAGGATCAGCTGGAAGCAGCGGGTGTAAAAGTATTTGTTGTAACAAACGCTCGTGATTTTAATGAGACATATACGACGATTGAGCAATTAGGTCGCGCCACTGGTAAGCTACCAGAGGCAGAAAAAATTATTGCCAATATGAAAGTGAAGGTTGAGGAAATAGAAGCAAAATTGCAGGATGTACAACCAAAGAAAGTCTTTGTAGAAACGTCAGATGAACCAGAAATTTATACACCTGGCAAGGATACGTTTATGCAGGAGATGCTAGAAATGATTCATGCTGAAAATATTGCAGCTGATACGGATGGCTGGTTCAAAATTGATGCGGAACAAATCATTACAAAAAATCCAGATGTTATCGTGGTCACTTATAATTATGTGCCCGATATTTTAACGAAAATTCCACAACGTGCAGGCTTTGATACAATTACAGCTGTAAAAAATAAAGCGATTGTACAAGTAGATGAAAATATAACAAGTCGTCAAGGCCCACGTTTAGCAGATGGGCTTGAAGAGTTAGCGAAAGCCATCTATCCTGAGGCTTTCGAGTGA
- a CDS encoding acyl-CoA dehydrogenase family protein yields the protein MKVLQQDANRTTNFFTEDETLHKLLEMMLDKELLDYAKRELEDFGELCANDIDVRAKHTDREGEPRLQRYNAYGEEIAQIWVNEGYKKTVEETYNTGIVGYVHKEIPQLGKKGNYVYSFAQGYLLSHAEPGFYCPVTLTMATAYLLDHYASDEVKNRFLPHVCATGDRELYEGATFLTERQGGSDVGANVVEAVQDGNHYRLYGEKYFASNVGMCGVAMVLARIEGASAGSKGLTLFAVPWRQDDGTVNHLRIRRLKDKLGVRAVPSGEVEFDGALAYVVGEQNKGIYYMLEALNLSRICNAVASIGIMRRGYLEAKHYVSNRNAFGQPLIQFPMIQDTIGKYAAKLHVEVATVFDLIQLYDKVTSGQGSEQDIMLNRLNIAIMKKETAEQAVHYASEAIELHGGNGYIEDFVTPRLLRDAQVLTVWEGTANILALELIRLVDKFQAHELFVRVMQERLTKLTNCSLVQIVREQLKKIETTLQTFGALDEATKTYEAKGVAQKMAHLYESVVAVEWAAKFGGKYEKLADIYLEDTWALRQIGAPMKTVQYFADIV from the coding sequence ATGAAAGTGTTACAGCAAGATGCAAATCGCACAACTAACTTTTTCACGGAAGATGAGACATTACACAAACTATTAGAAATGATGCTAGATAAAGAGCTTTTAGACTATGCTAAACGGGAGTTAGAGGACTTTGGCGAGCTTTGTGCAAATGATATTGACGTAAGAGCGAAGCATACGGATAGAGAGGGAGAACCACGGCTGCAGCGTTATAATGCGTATGGCGAGGAAATAGCGCAAATTTGGGTCAATGAAGGCTACAAAAAAACGGTTGAAGAGACATATAACACAGGGATTGTTGGCTATGTGCACAAGGAAATTCCCCAGTTAGGGAAGAAGGGGAATTATGTGTACAGCTTTGCGCAAGGTTATTTATTGTCACATGCAGAGCCTGGCTTCTATTGTCCAGTAACTTTGACGATGGCAACCGCCTATTTACTAGATCATTATGCGAGTGATGAGGTGAAGAATAGGTTTTTACCACATGTTTGTGCAACAGGAGATCGAGAGCTATATGAGGGAGCAACATTTTTAACGGAGCGGCAAGGCGGGTCAGACGTCGGTGCAAATGTTGTAGAGGCTGTTCAAGACGGTAATCACTATCGGTTGTATGGAGAGAAGTACTTTGCATCAAATGTAGGGATGTGTGGTGTGGCGATGGTATTAGCGCGCATCGAGGGAGCTTCAGCAGGTTCCAAAGGGTTAACATTATTTGCTGTACCTTGGCGTCAAGATGATGGAACGGTTAATCATCTCCGCATTCGTCGTTTAAAGGATAAGCTTGGTGTCAGAGCAGTGCCATCGGGTGAGGTGGAATTTGATGGTGCACTAGCGTATGTCGTTGGTGAACAAAATAAAGGAATTTATTATATGTTAGAGGCACTTAACTTATCTAGAATTTGTAACGCTGTAGCTTCTATTGGCATTATGCGTCGAGGTTATTTAGAGGCGAAGCATTATGTATCAAATCGAAATGCGTTCGGGCAGCCTTTAATTCAATTTCCAATGATTCAAGATACAATAGGGAAATATGCGGCCAAGCTCCATGTAGAAGTGGCTACTGTTTTTGATCTTATTCAGTTGTATGACAAGGTAACGAGTGGACAGGGCAGTGAGCAGGACATCATGCTTAATCGTTTGAATATCGCCATCATGAAAAAGGAAACAGCTGAACAGGCGGTGCATTACGCAAGCGAAGCAATTGAATTGCATGGAGGAAACGGCTATATCGAGGATTTTGTAACGCCACGTTTACTTAGAGATGCTCAAGTACTTACGGTGTGGGAAGGGACTGCTAACATTTTAGCGCTAGAGCTTATTCGCTTAGTAGATAAATTTCAGGCCCACGAATTATTTGTTCGTGTGATGCAGGAGCGCTTGACGAAGTTAACAAATTGTTCATTGGTACAAATCGTAAGGGAACAACTGAAGAAAATCGAAACAACATTGCAAACTTTTGGCGCGTTGGATGAAGCTACGAAAACCTACGAGGCAAAGGGAGTAGCCCAAAAAATGGCACATCTATACGAAAGTGTAGTGGCAGTCGAATGGGCAGCAAAGTTTGGCGGCAAGTATGAAAAGCTAGCTGATATTTATTTAGAAGATACATGGGCATTGCGCCAGATCGGTGCACCAATGAAAACTGTTCAATATTTTGCGGATATTGTGTAG
- a CDS encoding class I adenylate-forming enzyme family protein, with protein sequence MNSSNLLARNARKYAEKEAVVCHGRRMTYRDLDEQATRLGHALIDLGIRQDDKVIIFMPNVVEFVVSYFAIQRIGAIVVPVNAKFTLQEVEYVAQHAEAKAILVHEAIFAAVEHLPSVPLKIKTGLVEAGWLQYETLIQHASTQPIDCQLNEDDASTILYTSGTTGKPKGVLFSYRNILTVAQMIAIEMEVKPTSRILLMMPLTHSAPLHLFLMAGVLVGSTIVLTPTFTPDLLLDSIEQEKTTHFFGAPVAYLLTAETKRLQTADLSSMKWWVYGGAPLSQNEIRYIQKAFQTENLTCVYGLTEAGPSGSLMFGNEHDLKAGSIGQRAPLGTELRIINDNGEDVGVNEVGEIVLFGEGNMMGYYRDEVATKAAFIDGWLKTGDLARKDENGFVWIVDRKKDVIISGGVNIYPKEIEDLLLSYEGIFEVAVIGVPHPQWGETVKAVYATKAEIDENELKIFLEEHLAKYKIPRLFERVEALPRNASGKILKQSLKEQEVR encoded by the coding sequence ATGAATAGTTCAAATTTGTTAGCACGAAATGCCCGAAAGTATGCTGAAAAAGAAGCTGTTGTTTGTCATGGAAGAAGAATGACTTATCGTGATTTAGATGAGCAAGCTACACGCCTCGGACACGCTTTAATAGACCTGGGCATTCGCCAAGATGATAAAGTCATTATTTTTATGCCAAATGTTGTAGAGTTTGTCGTTAGCTATTTTGCAATTCAACGTATTGGTGCAATTGTCGTTCCTGTCAATGCTAAATTTACATTGCAGGAGGTAGAGTATGTTGCACAGCACGCCGAGGCGAAAGCTATTTTAGTGCATGAAGCTATTTTTGCTGCCGTCGAGCACCTTCCTAGTGTGCCTTTAAAAATTAAAACAGGACTTGTGGAGGCAGGGTGGCTTCAATATGAGACATTAATACAACATGCCAGTACACAACCAATTGATTGTCAGCTAAATGAAGACGATGCATCCACAATATTATATACATCTGGCACAACAGGAAAACCGAAGGGTGTCCTTTTTAGTTATCGAAATATTTTAACTGTAGCCCAAATGATTGCAATAGAAATGGAAGTAAAACCTACAAGTCGCATTCTCCTTATGATGCCGTTAACGCATTCCGCACCATTACATTTATTTTTAATGGCAGGCGTCCTTGTTGGCTCCACAATTGTATTAACGCCAACATTCACACCAGATTTATTGCTAGATTCGATTGAACAAGAAAAAACAACACACTTTTTTGGAGCGCCTGTCGCTTATTTATTAACAGCCGAAACGAAGAGATTGCAAACAGCGGATTTATCTTCGATGAAATGGTGGGTTTACGGAGGTGCACCTTTATCACAAAATGAAATTCGCTATATACAAAAAGCCTTCCAAACAGAAAATCTGACATGTGTTTATGGATTAACAGAGGCAGGACCAAGTGGGTCTTTAATGTTTGGAAATGAACATGATTTGAAAGCGGGAAGCATCGGTCAGCGTGCACCACTTGGTACAGAGCTTCGTATTATTAACGACAATGGGGAAGATGTCGGTGTGAATGAAGTAGGCGAGATTGTGTTATTCGGTGAAGGCAATATGATGGGCTATTACAGGGACGAAGTAGCAACAAAGGCAGCGTTTATCGATGGATGGCTGAAAACAGGCGATTTAGCTCGTAAAGATGAAAACGGCTTCGTTTGGATTGTGGATCGCAAAAAAGATGTCATTATTTCGGGCGGTGTCAATATTTATCCGAAGGAGATCGAGGATTTACTTTTAAGCTACGAAGGTATTTTTGAGGTAGCGGTAATCGGTGTCCCTCACCCGCAGTGGGGGGAAACCGTAAAGGCAGTGTATGCTACAAAAGCGGAGATAGATGAAAACGAACTTAAAATATTTTTAGAAGAGCATCTAGCAAAATATAAAATTCCACGATTATTTGAACGAGTGGAAGCGCTACCACGAAATGCATCTGGGAAAATATTAAAACAATCGTTGAAGGAACAAGAGGTGAGATAA
- a CDS encoding MerR family transcriptional regulator — MKTIQEVAKQFNVSTRTIRYYEELGLLCPHRSATNQRTFSKKEMAKLKLIFRGKRYGFSLEEIKEMVLLFDFDRSGMQQLERTVAYGDQKIQEIDSKIAELTQMKNELLQLHGMFSEKLLTLKGEMHDE; from the coding sequence TTGAAAACGATTCAGGAGGTAGCAAAGCAATTTAATGTGTCTACACGTACTATTCGCTATTACGAGGAGCTTGGGCTTCTATGTCCTCATCGTTCAGCTACGAATCAACGGACCTTCTCAAAAAAAGAAATGGCGAAGCTCAAACTTATTTTTAGGGGAAAGCGTTATGGTTTCTCATTAGAAGAAATCAAGGAAATGGTATTGCTTTTTGATTTTGATCGTTCAGGAATGCAACAACTGGAACGTACTGTGGCATATGGCGACCAAAAAATACAAGAAATTGATAGTAAAATAGCTGAGCTTACACAAATGAAAAATGAATTACTGCAATTACATGGCATGTTTAGTGAAAAATTATTAACTTTAAAGGGAGAGATGCACGATGAATAG